One stretch of Arachis hypogaea cultivar Tifrunner chromosome 20, arahy.Tifrunner.gnm2.J5K5, whole genome shotgun sequence DNA includes these proteins:
- the LOC140183281 gene encoding serine/threonine-protein phosphatase 7 long form homolog produces the protein MRRQQGMRLDDRYVPYLQMAGLYHLARLNDRWFRLDEALVSAFVERWRPETHTFHMSFGECTITLQDVAYQLGLPVDGRYVSECLSEFHIYIDGGRPPWVWFQELLGVIPPPSQVQKYAVNCSWFQETFGECPEDADDDTVRRYVRAYIMMLLGTQLFADKSGNRIHIRWLPYVARLEELGTYSWGSAALAWLYRCMCRVANRHVVKLAGPLQLLQSWIFWRFPQFRPAGHETFSWPLASRWAGYNPSGSEKGPRVRSWRLRIDRLQSREFIWMPYSSPDVLQVLHPEVLEPRHMAVWRSVTALIYFAVIEWHQIDRVLPQFGGVQAPPRPALNIDFLMSKDGRGGDRWFPFSMPKWHAYWDARHDSVLRCSIHFTKC, from the exons ATgaggcggcagcagggcatgcgtCTTGATGACAGATACGTTCCATACTTGCAGATGGCAGGGCTATACCATCTTGCACGGCTGAACGACCGGTGGTTCCGGCTAGACGAGGCGCTCGTCAGTGCATTCGTTGAGAGATGGCGTCCCGAGACGCACACTTTTCATATgtcgttcggagagtgcacgatcacactccaggacgtggcataccagctggGTTTGCCAGTCGATGGCCGTTACGTGAGCGAGTGCCTGTCAGAGTTCCATATATACATCGATGGAGGCCGTCCACCCTGGGtctggttccaggagttgctaGGAGTTATACCTCCTCCCAGTcaggttcagaagtacgcagtgaactgcagctggtttcaggagacCTTTGGTGAGTGCCCTGAGGATGCAGATGATGACACTGTTCGCCGATATGTccgtgcgtacatcatgatgttgcTAGGCACGCAGTTGTTTGCGGACAAGTCTGGCAACCGGATTCACATTAGATGGCTTCCATATGTAGCGAGGCTGGAGGAGCTGGGTACGTACAGCTGGGGTTCGGCAGCACTGGcctggttgtaccggtgcatgtgcagAGTGGCAAACAGACATGTTGTGAAGTTAGCGGGCCCGCTCCAGCTACTGCAGTCTTGGATCTTTTGGCGGTTTCCTCAGTTTAGGCCTGCAGGACATGAGACGTTTAGCTGGCCGTTGGCGTCGAG ATGGGCAGGTTACAACCCTTCCGGTAGCGAGAAGGGTCCGAGAGTGCGGTCGTGGAGGCTTAGGATAGACCGGTTACAGTCCAGGGAG TTTATATGGATGCCGTACAGTAGCCCCGACGTACTTCAGGTGTTGCACCCGGAGGTTTTGGAGCCTCGGCACATGGCGGTGTGGCGCAGTGTGACCGCGCTGATCTACTTTGCtgtcatagagtggcatcagatagatCGTGTTCTTCCTCAGTTTGGAGGGGTACAGGCCCCTCCGCGGCCCGCCTtgaacatcgactttctgatgtccAAGGACGGGAGAGGCGGCGATCGATGGTTCCCCTTTTCCATGCCGAAGTGGCATGCATACTGGGATGCTCGTCATGACAGTGTATTGAGGTGCTCAATACACTTCACCAAATGCTGA